From Cupriavidus oxalaticus:
GAGGGCCTGATGCAGCGCTGCGGCTTTGCCAGCAAGGGCCTGTTCGTGATGGACGGCAGCAAGCGCAGCGCGCACGGCAACGCCTACTTCACCGGCTTCGGCGCGGCCAAGCGCATCGTCTTCTTCGACACGCTGCTGGCGCGCCTGTCGGGCGACGAGATCGAGGCGGTGCTGGCGCACGAACTCGGCCACTTCAAGCGCCGCCACGTGGCCAAGCGCATCGCCGTCACCTTTGCGCTGAGCCTGGTATTCCTGGCGCTGTTGGGCTGGCTGGCAACGCGCACGTGGTTCTACACGGGCCTCGGCGTGGCGCCCAACCTGGGCGTATCCAACCATGCGCTGGCACTGGTGCTGTTCTTCCTGACGCTGCCGGTGTTCACCTTCCTGCTGGGGCCGCTGTCGAGCCAGTCGTCGCGCCGCCATGAATTCGAGGCCGACGCCTTCGCCGCCGACCAGACCAACGCCGGCCACCTGGTGTCGGCACTGGTGAAGCTGTACAAGGACAACGCTTCGACCCTCACGCCCGATCCGCTCTACAGCGCCTTCTACTACTCGCATCCGCCCGCCGCGCAGCGGATCGACCGGTTGCTGGCGCACGCATGAGCCGTACCTCCCGACACCGCGGCGCCGGCGGCGCCAATAATGCCGGCGCGAATGCACGCGCAAATGCAGGCACAAATGCAGGCACAAGCGCCGAGCCCGCACTGATCATCGCCGCGCACGGCCGGCACTACGTCGTCGAGCTGGCCGACGGCACGCGCATGCATGCCTTCCCGCGCGGCAAGAAGAGCGACAGCGCCGTCGGCGACCATGTCAGCGTCGAGCGCGCCGCGGCGGACCAGTGCGTGATCACCAGGGTCCAGGCGCGCAAGAACCTGCTGCACCGTTCCGACCAGTTCAAGTCCAAGCTGCTGGCGGCCAATATCGACCAGGTCATCATCGTGCTGGCGACCGAGCCGGGCTTTTCCGAAGACTTGCTGGGACGTGCGCTGGTATCGGCCGAGGCGCTGGAGATCCGGCCCCTGATCGTGCTCAACAAGACCGACCTGCCCGAGCGGCTGGACGAGGCGCGCCGGCGCCTGGCGCTGTACCGCGAGCTGGGCTATGACACGCTGGAACTGTCGGTGCGCGCCAACCCGGAACAGGCGCTGGCGGCGCTGCAACCGCGGCTGGCGGGGCTGTCCAGCATCCTGATCGGCCAGTCGGGCATGGGCAAGTCGTCGCTGCTGAACCTGCTGATTCCCGGGGTGGATGCGCAGACGCGCGAGATCTCGGCCAAGCTTGATTCCGGCAAGCACACCACCACCTTCACGCGGCTGTATCACCTGCCGGCGGACTGGGGCATGGTCGACGGGCGCCATGGTGCGCTGATCGACTCGCCCGGTTTCCAGGAATTCGGCCTGTACCACCTGAGCGAAGGCATGCTGGAACGCGCCTTCCCCGAGTTCCGTCCGCTGCTGACGGAGTGCCGCTTCTACAACTGCCACCACACCAACGAACCCGGCTGCGGCGTGCTGGCGGCAGTGGCGTCGGGAGCGATCGCCGAGCGCCGCCACCAGCTCTACGCGCAGCTGCTGCACGAGTCCAGCCAGCAGAAGCCGTGGTAAGGTGAATGCGCCTGGGTAACCGGTGAGTCGCCATGAAACTGCTGCTGTACGCCACCTCGCTGGTTCACGCCGCCCATTGCCAGAATGTGCTGCGGGCCGCCGGCATCCGGGCGGAACTACGCAACACCTGGCTGGGTGGCGCCACCGGCGAGATCCCATTCCGGGAAAGTGCGCCGCAGGTCTGGCTGCTCGATGACGACATGGAAGCGCAGGCGTGGGCAGCCCTCAATGCCGCCGCGAACCCGGTGCCAGGGCCAAGCTGGCAATGCCGCCACTGCCACGAATGGCATGAGGCGCAATTTGGCGCCTGCTGGCGCTGCGGCGCGGCGCGCGACTAGCGCCGGGCGGCCCTTTCATATACGACGCCGGTATCAGCCCACCCACAGCGCCAGCGACACCATGGCGAGCAGCAGCATCCACAGCACCACCGCACGCCATACCAGCCCGACAGCCGACTGCAGCGTGCGCACGCCTGGCTCGGCGCCGAACTCCGGCGCCGACGGCTCAGGACCGTTGTCCTCTTCCATGCCCGGCGCATAGTCCACCGCCGGGCCGACCGCGCTGGTACGCAGCACCACGGTGGAATCGTCCTCGGCCAGCGGCGTGCCCAGGCGCACGCCCAGCGCCCCGCCGCCGCTGGCGAGCAGGATGCCGTTGACCGCATCGTTCCACTTGCGCGCATGGTTGCGCCACGCATACACCGCATCCTCGAAATTGCCCACGATGGCAAAGCCGATTGCGGTCAGGCGCGAGGGGATCCAGTCGAGCAAGTAGAACGCGCGCGCGGCAAAGCGGCCCAGCGCGGGGCTGCGTTCGGTCGACGGCTCGTTCCAGTGGCGGCCGAGGTATTCCGCGACGCGGTACAGCACCACGCCGCCGGGTCCGATCGGCACCAGGAACCAGAAGAACACGCCGAACACATGCCGGTGCACGGCGATGATCGCCGCTTCCAGCGTGTGCCGCACGATCTCGGTGACAGGCATATCGACTGTGTCGATGCCGGTCCACTCATGCAGCAGCGTGCGCGCGGTATGGACGTCGTCGCGGTTCAGCGCCTCATGGATATCGGTGAA
This genomic window contains:
- the rsgA gene encoding ribosome small subunit-dependent GTPase A, whose protein sequence is MSRTSRHRGAGGANNAGANARANAGTNAGTSAEPALIIAAHGRHYVVELADGTRMHAFPRGKKSDSAVGDHVSVERAAADQCVITRVQARKNLLHRSDQFKSKLLAANIDQVIIVLATEPGFSEDLLGRALVSAEALEIRPLIVLNKTDLPERLDEARRRLALYRELGYDTLELSVRANPEQALAALQPRLAGLSSILIGQSGMGKSSLLNLLIPGVDAQTREISAKLDSGKHTTTFTRLYHLPADWGMVDGRHGALIDSPGFQEFGLYHLSEGMLERAFPEFRPLLTECRFYNCHHTNEPGCGVLAAVASGAIAERRHQLYAQLLHESSQQKPW
- a CDS encoding putative signal transducing protein, which encodes MKLLLYATSLVHAAHCQNVLRAAGIRAELRNTWLGGATGEIPFRESAPQVWLLDDDMEAQAWAALNAAANPVPGPSWQCRHCHEWHEAQFGACWRCGAARD
- a CDS encoding CobD/CbiB family protein, translating into MTFVSILLALIAEQFRALGRNNPIHEIVRALGDRAEHAFDTGRPRDAALAWFTVVLPLTLAVVVVHYLLASISVALTLAWNVLVLYMTLGFRQFSHYFTDIHEALNRDDVHTARTLLHEWTGIDTVDMPVTEIVRHTLEAAIIAVHRHVFGVFFWFLVPIGPGGVVLYRVAEYLGRHWNEPSTERSPALGRFAARAFYLLDWIPSRLTAIGFAIVGNFEDAVYAWRNHARKWNDAVNGILLASGGGALGVRLGTPLAEDDSTVVLRTSAVGPAVDYAPGMEEDNGPEPSAPEFGAEPGVRTLQSAVGLVWRAVVLWMLLLAMVSLALWVG